The following are encoded in a window of Nibricoccus aquaticus genomic DNA:
- a CDS encoding amidase, with protein MSSTFRRLATVALLLLATPLVRALSIEEATVADLHAAYSTGRLTVREVVTAYLARIDAYDQRGPHLNSIINLNKLALAEADKLDASFRSTGKLSGPLHGIPVLVKDCIDAAGMPMTSGFQGWKNYIPPADAPLVAKLKASGAIILGKNSLSEFTFGGGDNINSVLGGYARNPYNTAYATGGSSGGTGNSIAANFAMVGIGTDTGGSVRMPAAHNALVGLRPTVGLVSRSGVTPNSGLRDTAGPMARTVTDLALTLEAIAGPDPDDFATKTPPHGIAAPSPFPSRFSASLKKDALKGARLGVLRQAFKPAVTDPRIIANFEKTIAELKAAGAEIIDTFTVPELDTLPRAPQTPARLKDDFAKWFARHPGVPYASVQAIADSKLAHPLHQARLESVAASGPFESDPDTIKGLATENAYRAAFTKAMDAQRIDALVFPVWAQLPVINGDRNTQIMTSEPNPKGGVTGLGASLTFVASTLQWPGLSVPNGYLGEGLPVGLQIVGRAWDDAKIIGYAYAYEQATHYRRPPPTVPPLGPKL; from the coding sequence ATGTCATCCACCTTCCGCCGCTTGGCCACAGTCGCCTTGCTGCTCCTCGCGACACCGCTCGTGCGCGCTCTTTCCATCGAAGAGGCCACCGTCGCCGATCTCCACGCCGCCTACTCGACCGGCCGCCTCACCGTCCGCGAAGTCGTCACCGCCTACCTCGCCCGCATCGACGCCTACGATCAGCGCGGCCCGCACCTCAACTCCATCATCAACCTCAACAAACTCGCCCTCGCCGAAGCCGATAAACTCGACGCCTCCTTCCGCTCCACCGGCAAACTCTCCGGCCCGCTCCACGGCATCCCCGTCCTCGTCAAAGACTGTATCGACGCCGCGGGTATGCCGATGACCTCCGGCTTCCAGGGCTGGAAAAATTACATCCCGCCCGCCGACGCCCCGCTCGTCGCGAAACTCAAAGCCTCCGGCGCCATCATCCTCGGCAAAAACTCCCTCTCCGAATTCACCTTCGGCGGTGGCGACAACATCAACTCCGTCCTCGGTGGCTACGCGCGCAATCCCTACAACACCGCCTACGCCACCGGCGGCTCTTCCGGCGGCACCGGCAACTCCATCGCCGCCAACTTCGCCATGGTCGGCATCGGCACCGACACCGGCGGCTCCGTCCGCATGCCCGCCGCCCACAACGCCCTCGTCGGGCTCCGTCCCACCGTTGGCCTCGTCTCGCGCAGCGGCGTCACACCCAACTCTGGCCTCCGCGATACCGCCGGCCCCATGGCCCGCACCGTCACCGATCTCGCGCTCACGCTCGAAGCCATCGCCGGTCCCGATCCCGACGACTTCGCTACAAAAACTCCTCCGCACGGCATCGCTGCTCCGAGTCCCTTTCCTTCCCGCTTCTCCGCTTCTCTCAAAAAAGACGCACTCAAAGGCGCGCGTCTCGGTGTTCTCCGTCAGGCCTTCAAGCCCGCCGTCACCGATCCGCGCATCATCGCCAACTTCGAGAAAACCATCGCCGAGCTAAAAGCCGCCGGCGCAGAGATCATCGACACCTTCACCGTGCCCGAACTCGACACACTCCCCCGCGCTCCGCAAACACCCGCGCGCCTGAAAGACGATTTCGCCAAGTGGTTCGCCCGCCACCCCGGCGTCCCGTACGCCTCCGTTCAAGCCATCGCAGATTCCAAGCTCGCCCACCCGCTTCACCAGGCCCGCCTCGAATCCGTCGCCGCTTCCGGTCCCTTCGAAAGCGATCCCGACACCATCAAAGGCCTCGCCACCGAAAACGCCTACCGCGCCGCTTTCACCAAAGCCATGGACGCCCAGCGCATCGACGCCCTTGTATTCCCCGTCTGGGCACAACTCCCTGTCATCAACGGCGACCGCAACACCCAGATCATGACCAGCGAGCCCAATCCCAAAGGCGGCGTCACCGGCCTCGGCGCGAGCCTCACCTTCGTCGCCAGCACCCTCCAATGGCCCGGCCTCTCCGTCCCCAACGGCTACCTCGGCGAAGGACTTCCCGTCGGCCTCCAGATCGTCGGCCGCGCCTGGGACGACGCCAAAATTATCGGCTACGCCTACGCTTACGAACAGGCCACGCACTACCGTCGCCCACCCCCGACCGTCCCGCCCCTCGGCCCCAAACTCTGA